A part of Entelurus aequoreus isolate RoL-2023_Sb linkage group LG03, RoL_Eaeq_v1.1, whole genome shotgun sequence genomic DNA contains:
- the si:ch211-59o9.10 gene encoding uncharacterized protein si:ch211-59o9.10, whose translation MEPSIASEPSSPEELNKARFFDLTVDQCDLSILVPETPSSQLPKRRRRCTRHEEEAFSPVTTRRSVDRAERSDGPSKRRRLSKAKSGRNFGFVPASSLGLFPAGSWFDASSSSSSSSSSPSSFLTLEQDEEAGLMVATATMRPSSGRDSLSFLTAEERRWLSGEQADARTLEALPEVVISDDEDMPIRMAQMEEDEVFARSLQAQYDQEEAESHHHYHQMQHHMHADATWTPHLLAAAMSPLANLGQGGVRRQPRRGRGRRRDTPPLSDDPTANDYEALLEFEERQGAVVSKKMTRSEIQRFPVKSFQSGGGNTQCQICFCDYDQGDKLRMLPCFHDYHVPCIDRWLKDNTTCPICRVNLADDDIVHQ comes from the exons ATGGAACCTTCTATCGCGTCCGAACCCAGCAGTCCTGAAGAGCTTAACAAAGCTCGTTTTTTTGATCTCACCGTTGACCAGTGTGACTTGTCCATTCTCGTACCGGAGACCCCAAG CTCGCAGCTCCCCAAGCGCAGGAGGAGATGTACACGACATGAAGAGGAAGCATTTAGCCCG GTAACGACGCGGCGCTCAGTGGACCGAGCAGAACGTTCCGATGGGCCGTCCAAGCGCAGGAGGCTATCTAAGGCGAAGTCGGGGCGGAACTTTGGCTTTGTGCCCGCCTCCTCTTTGGGTCTATTTCCTGCGGGCAGCTGGTTTGACGCTTCGTCCAGTTCCTCGTCTTCGTCCTCGTCGCCCTCTTCATTCCTCACGTTAGAACAGGATGAAGAGGCGGGGCTGATGGTGGCAACGGCGACAATGCGGCCTTCGAGTGGTCGCGACTCGTTGTCCTTCCTGACGGCAGAGGAGAGGAGGTGGCTGAGCGGCGAGCAGGCCGACGCCAGAACACTGG AGGCGTTGCCGGAAGTGGTCATCAGTGATGATGAGGACATGCCGATCCGCATGGCGCAGATGGAAGAAGATGAAGTGTTTGCCCGAAGCCTGCAG GCACAGTATGACCAAGAGGAGGCGGAGTCACATCATCACTACCATCAGATG CAGCATCACATGCACGCCGACGCCACCTGGACGCCACATCTGCTGGCGGCAGCCATGTCCCCGCTAGCCAACCTGGGACAAG GTGGTGTCCGTCGCCAGCCCAGACGGGGGCGGGGCCGAAGGAGGGACACGCCACCTCTGTCAGACGACCCCACGGCGAATGACTACGAG GCCCTGCTGGAATTTGAAGAGCGCCAAGGCGCCGTCGTGTCCAAGAAGATGACCCGCTCCGAGATCCAGAGGTTCCCTGTCAAGTCCTTCCAGAGCGGAGGCGGGAACACACA GTGCCAGATCTGCTTCTGCGACTACGACCAGGGCGACAAACTGAGGATGCTGCCTTGTTTCCACGACTACCACGTTCCCTGTATCGACCGATGGCTCAAG GACAACACCACCTGCCCCATTTGCAGGGTCAACCTGGCTGACGACGACATCGTGCACCAATAA
- the sycp3 gene encoding synaptonemal complex protein 3 — MSTGKRMRKRKLTDEHSDKVFDFSPDVTKNGLSGSEDDLRKGNETVSVDKSSKKRLSADFKEDDAASAVVGNEVHSMLERFGADISKVMQAKRKRLECLTKTYMSGSQQKLEQLWATYHSQRQKMTQDYSQQVSTVLQQWETEAQRVEEQEEKLNNLLRQQQKLLQQTKVFQNQKLTAVRELYEQFVKNMADMEKSQEGFMQGAQQVLRKEMATLQKKILMDTQQQEMASVRKSLQSMLF, encoded by the exons ATGTCTACTGGCAAAAGAATGAGGAAAAGAAAGCTTACAGACGAACATTCTGACAAAGTATTCGATTTTTCTCCTGACGTGACGAAGAATGGTCTTAGTGGTTCTGAAGACGACCTCAGGAAAG GCAATGAAACTGTAAGTGTGGACAAATCTTCAAAGAAAAGACTCTCTGCTGACTTTAAAGAAGACGATGCAGCATCTGCTGTTGTTGG GAATGAAGTTCATTCCATGTTGGAGCGCTTTGGAG CTGACATCAGTAAGGTGATGCAGGCCAAGAGAAAGCGTTTGGAATGTCTGACCAAGACATACATGAGTGGAAGTCAGCAGAAACTGGAGCAACTCTGGGCCACCTACCACAGCCAGAG gCAGAAGATGACTCAGGATTACTCACAGCAGGTGTCAACGGTCCTTCAGCAGTGGGAGACAGAAGCGCAGCGGGTGGAGGAGCAGGAGGAGAAGCTCAAC AATCTGCTCAGACAGCAACAGAAGCTCCTTCAGCAGACCAAAGTTTTTCAGAACCAGAAACTGACGGCCGTCCGGGAGCTCTATGAGCAGTTTGTCAAG AACATGGCAGATATGGAGAAGAGCCAAGAGGGTTTCATGCAGGGGGCGCAACAGGTGCTGAGAAAGGAGATGGCCACCTTGCAGAAGAAGATTCTCATGGACACG CAACAACAGGAAATGGCCTCCGTACGCAAGTCGCTGCAGAGCATGCTCTTCTAG
- the actr6 gene encoding actin-related protein 6, with product MATLVLDNGAYTAKIGYSSQNVSVIHNCQFRSKTSRMKTFTASQLDEIKDPSGLFYILPFQKGYLVNWDVQRKVWDHLFGKEMFKVDFADTSVVITEPYFNFTSIQESMNEILFEEYQFQSAVRINAGSLSARHYFHTRPSQICCLLVDSGFSFTHIAPYCRGSKMKDAICRISIGGKLLTNHLKEIISYRQLHVMDETHVINQVKEDVCYVSRDFYKDMAIAQLKGHDNTVMRDYVLPDFSTIKKGFCKPAEQVVLSGKYKTGEQILRLANERFAVPEMLLHPSDIGLQEMGIPETIVHSVQSLPEDMQPHMYNNIILTGGNTLFPGFRERLEAELRSLVPTHFPVSVTLPDNPITYSWEGGKLLAQDPDYEEIVVTRDDYEENGHFICEEKFDI from the exons ATGGCTACTTTAGTCCTGGACAACGGAGCCTACACGGCAAAAATAGGATACAGTTCGCAGAACGTTAG CGTCATTCACAACTGTCAGTTTCGTTCCAAAACGTCCCGAATGAAGACCTTCACTGCCAGTCAGCTGGATGAGATCAAAGATCCTTCCGGTCTTTTCTACATCCTGCCCTTCCAGAAG GGTTACCTGGTCAACTGGGACGTCCAGAGGAAAGTTTGGGATCACCTGTTTGGAAAGGAGATGTTCAAG GTGGACTTTGCCGACACAAGCGTGGTTATCACCGAGCCCTACTTCAACTTCACTTCCATCCAGGAGTCCATGAACGAGATCCTCTTTGAGGAGTACCAGTTCCAGTCGGCTGTCAGGATCAACG CGGGTTCTCTGAGTGCTCGTCACTACTTCCACACCAGACCATCTCAAATTTGCTGCCTGCTTGTCGACAGTGGCTTCTCCTTCACCCACATCGCCCCGTACTGTCGCGGCAGCAAAATGAAGGACGCCATCTGCAG GATCAGCATAGGAGGAAAGCTACTGACCAATCACCTCAAAGAAATAATTTCTTATCG CCAGCTGCATGTGATGGATGAGACGCATGTGATCAACCAGGTGAAAGAAGATGTGTGCTACGTGTCCCGGGACTTCTACAAGGACATGGCCATCGCACA GCTGAAGGGACATGACAACACTGTCATGAGGGATTATGTCCTTCCTGACTTCAGCACCATCAAGAAAGGATTCTGCAAG CCAGCTGAGCAGGTAGTCCTGAGTGGGAAGTACAAGACTGGAGAGCAGATCCTCAGGTTGGCCAACGAGCGGTTTGCCGTTCCCGAGATGCTCCTCCACCCATCGGACATTGGTCTCCAGGAGATGGGCATTCCAGAGACCATTGTGCACTCTGTCCAGTCGTTGCCGGAAG ACATGCAGCCTCACATGTACAACAACATCATCCTGACCGGAGGCAACACCTTGTTTCCGGGCTTCAGGGAGCGACTGGAAGCTGAACTTCGCTCTCTGGTTCCCACTCACTTCCCCGTTTCGGTCACGCTTCCCGACAA TCCCATCACATACTCGTGGGAAGGAGGGAAGTTACTGGCACAAGATCCCGATTACGAAGAGATAGTGGTCACACGAGACGACTACGAGGAGAACGGACATTTTATCTGTGAAGAAAAGTTTGACATCTAA